One region of Natronorubrum aibiense genomic DNA includes:
- a CDS encoding aromatic ring-hydroxylating oxygenase subunit alpha has protein sequence MTRWNNGLDEVEAVSPDITDETNALPAQYFTDPDVHEMEKEAVFGQYWVYAGHVNCIPEPGDYFTRTIGDREIIVVRNHEGDVQAFYNVCAHRGSAMVEETPMTDPGSASRIQCPYHLWTYDLDGDLASTPRSFEEARLNPDLEDEDVPELDAEENALMEVHSDRIGPFVFVNFDEEPMSLDEQAGKMKSELEALPLEEYQLARRIVSEVECNWKVFGGNYSECDHCQANHQDWVRDLELLESELEVNDYHWVLHYQHKEDVDDEMRIHEEHEAKFYYFWPNFTVNMYGTADGYGTYIIDPIDEGRFQLVADYYFEDPDLSEEEAEFVRTSRQLQEEDFELVERQQRGLDSGAIAQAQLGPNEHTVHKLHRLAQEAYEA, from the coding sequence ATGACACGGTGGAACAACGGTCTCGACGAGGTCGAAGCGGTCAGTCCCGATATCACGGACGAGACGAACGCCTTGCCGGCGCAGTACTTCACGGACCCGGACGTCCACGAAATGGAAAAGGAGGCGGTGTTCGGTCAGTACTGGGTGTACGCGGGACACGTAAACTGCATTCCGGAGCCGGGAGACTACTTCACCCGGACGATCGGCGACCGAGAGATCATCGTGGTTCGAAACCACGAGGGCGACGTACAGGCGTTTTACAACGTCTGTGCCCACCGCGGGTCGGCGATGGTCGAGGAGACGCCGATGACCGATCCGGGCAGCGCGAGCCGGATCCAGTGTCCGTACCACCTCTGGACGTACGACCTCGACGGCGATCTCGCGAGTACGCCGCGGAGTTTCGAGGAGGCACGACTGAACCCCGACCTCGAGGACGAAGACGTCCCCGAACTCGACGCCGAGGAGAACGCTCTCATGGAGGTCCACAGCGACCGCATCGGCCCGTTCGTTTTCGTCAATTTCGACGAGGAGCCGATGTCACTCGACGAACAGGCCGGGAAAATGAAATCCGAACTCGAGGCGCTCCCGCTCGAGGAGTACCAGCTCGCCCGGCGCATCGTCTCGGAGGTCGAGTGCAACTGGAAGGTCTTCGGCGGCAACTACTCCGAGTGCGACCACTGTCAGGCCAACCACCAGGACTGGGTCAGGGATCTCGAACTGCTCGAGTCCGAACTCGAGGTCAACGACTACCACTGGGTGCTGCACTATCAGCACAAGGAAGACGTCGACGACGAGATGCGCATTCACGAGGAGCACGAGGCGAAGTTCTACTACTTCTGGCCGAACTTTACAGTCAACATGTACGGGACCGCCGACGGCTACGGCACCTACATCATTGATCCCATCGACGAGGGGCGCTTCCAGCTCGTCGCGGACTACTACTTCGAGGACCCCGACCTCAGCGAGGAAGAAGCGGAGTTCGTTCGGACGAGCCGTCAGCTTCAGGAAGAGGACTTCGAACTCGTCGAGCGCCAGCAACGCGGTCTCGACTCCGGCGCGATCGCACAGGCCCAGCTCGGCCCGAACGAACACACCGTCCACAAACTGCACCGCCTCGCACAGGAGGCCTACGAGGCGTAA
- the solA gene encoding N-methyl-L-tryptophan oxidase — protein sequence MPSTGDRYDVIVIGVGGMGSATTYHLADRGLDVLGLERYDIPHTMGSSHGITRIIRRAYYEHPSYIPLIERAYDLWDDLAADTGRDVIHRTGSIDAGPEGNVVFEGSLRSCEEHNIPHEVLTSAEVAERFPGYDLPDGHRALYQPDGGFVVPEQAIVGHVEAAQAVGADVRAREQVLEWEPTPDGGVRVETDRGTYDAEKMVLAAGAWNDKFTDALSGLAVPERQVLGWFQPKRPSTFEPANFPVWNLKVPEGRFYGLPIYDVPGFKIGKYHHRDEQVDPDDYDTEPNREDEHLLREVTANYFPEAAGPTMRLATCMFTNSPDEHFILDTLPDHPQVAVGAGFSGHGFKFASVIGEILADLAADGDTDHPIEMFRLDRFDD from the coding sequence ATGCCTTCGACTGGAGATCGGTACGACGTCATCGTGATCGGCGTCGGCGGGATGGGCAGCGCGACGACGTACCACCTCGCCGACCGCGGACTCGACGTGTTAGGACTCGAGCGCTACGACATCCCTCACACGATGGGCTCGTCACACGGCATCACGCGCATCATTCGCCGCGCCTACTACGAACACCCTTCGTATATTCCGCTCATCGAGCGCGCGTACGACCTCTGGGACGACCTTGCAGCGGACACTGGTCGCGACGTGATTCACCGGACGGGATCGATCGACGCCGGCCCCGAGGGCAACGTCGTCTTCGAGGGCTCGCTGCGCTCGTGTGAGGAACACAACATTCCCCACGAGGTGCTCACGAGCGCGGAGGTCGCCGAGCGCTTCCCGGGCTACGACCTCCCGGACGGCCACCGGGCGCTGTACCAGCCCGACGGCGGCTTCGTCGTCCCCGAACAGGCTATCGTCGGCCACGTCGAAGCGGCCCAGGCGGTGGGTGCCGACGTCCGCGCCCGCGAGCAGGTTCTCGAGTGGGAGCCGACGCCCGACGGCGGCGTCCGCGTTGAGACCGACCGGGGCACCTACGACGCCGAAAAGATGGTGCTCGCCGCCGGGGCCTGGAACGACAAGTTCACCGACGCGCTCTCCGGACTCGCGGTTCCCGAACGACAGGTGTTGGGCTGGTTCCAGCCCAAGCGCCCGTCGACGTTCGAACCCGCAAATTTCCCCGTCTGGAACCTGAAAGTACCCGAAGGCCGGTTCTACGGCCTGCCGATCTACGACGTCCCGGGGTTCAAGATCGGTAAGTACCACCACCGCGACGAGCAGGTCGATCCGGACGACTACGACACCGAACCGAACCGCGAGGACGAGCACCTGCTCCGGGAGGTCACGGCGAACTACTTCCCCGAGGCCGCCGGGCCCACGATGCGACTCGCGACCTGCATGTTCACGAACTCCCCCGACGAGCACTTCATCCTCGATACGCTCCCCGACCACCCGCAGGTGGCCGTCGGCGCGGGCTTTTCCGGCCACGGCTTCAAGTTCGCCAGCGTTATCGGTGAGATCCTCGCCGATCTCGCGGCCGACGGCGATACCGACCACCCGATCGAGATGTTTCGACTGGATCGGTTCGACGACTGA
- a CDS encoding GcvT family protein yields MSTGNTIPDRAGTVIVGAGCVGCSAAYHLTQLGREDIVVVDQGPLFETGGSTSHAPGLVFQTGGNKLMTRMASYTRELYEELESFRTCGGIEVAYTEDRWEYLKRKLERGQAYGIEDGELLSPDAVADRVPQLDSDTIHGGYYVPTDGKAHAVDASATMAERARAAGAEFYGETTVTDLEVEGGEIQAVVTDRGRIAADEVLLATNIWGPLFGDMVDVDIPLVPCAHQYLVSDELPELAGASREIEQPLLRHQDRSLYFRQHGESYGIGSYNHEPLLVDPEDIYGPDQLEDLGLEYPSLREFTEEHFYENTHPDHDQTAYDAACELVPSLRDAEFESAINGMFCFTPDGMPILGPTEEIDGLWWALAIWVTQSGGAGSVVAHWMEDGIPRLDGERVDATGAHLSRFQPHTGSREYTRGRGAQQYQEVYQLIHPREQPQGQRGLRRSPFYGRQQELGAEFYDSGGWEMPQWYETNESLLEEYDVPDRPDWLDRNWSKAQGVEHQAVRDRVAMVDMTTYTGIEVTGDGATDLLQGLLTNDIDVSPGRIRYAAMCNADGGVLADVTVARLADDRYMVFTGGGNSATLHSRWIREHAPDDGSVAVTTHDSSMCGIGVFGPDARSVLSSLVETDLSNDAFPFYTAQETYLESIPVTMLRLSYAGELGWELYAPMEYGAQLWQTIEDAGEAYGIVPMGWEALDSTSMEKGFRLWGTDITPEYNPYEAGIGFAVDLETDFVGKDALLEAKDAGIDRKIAPITLDEPGAVVDAGHPVLDPDSGDVLGDVVRADYGYTIDAGIAYAYLPVEYAEAGCDVEISYENERHAATVRDEPLFDPDREKMIC; encoded by the coding sequence ATGAGTACAGGGAACACGATTCCAGACCGTGCAGGAACCGTTATCGTCGGTGCTGGCTGTGTCGGCTGTAGCGCCGCCTATCACCTGACCCAACTCGGCCGTGAGGACATCGTGGTCGTCGATCAGGGACCGCTGTTCGAAACCGGTGGCTCCACCTCTCACGCCCCTGGGCTGGTGTTCCAGACGGGGGGCAACAAGCTGATGACGCGGATGGCATCGTACACGCGCGAGTTGTACGAAGAACTCGAGAGCTTTCGGACATGCGGTGGCATCGAGGTAGCCTACACCGAGGATCGCTGGGAGTACCTGAAACGAAAGCTCGAGCGCGGTCAGGCCTACGGTATCGAGGACGGGGAACTCCTCTCGCCCGACGCGGTCGCCGACCGCGTTCCCCAACTCGACTCCGACACCATCCACGGCGGCTACTACGTCCCGACGGACGGGAAGGCCCACGCCGTCGACGCTTCGGCCACGATGGCCGAGCGCGCTCGAGCCGCCGGCGCCGAGTTCTACGGCGAGACGACGGTAACGGACCTCGAGGTCGAGGGCGGCGAGATTCAGGCGGTCGTCACCGACCGCGGGCGCATCGCGGCCGACGAGGTGCTGCTGGCGACGAACATCTGGGGCCCGCTGTTCGGCGACATGGTCGACGTCGACATTCCGCTCGTGCCCTGTGCCCACCAGTATCTCGTCTCGGATGAGCTCCCCGAACTCGCCGGCGCGAGCCGCGAGATCGAACAGCCGCTGTTGCGCCATCAGGATCGATCGCTGTACTTCCGCCAGCACGGCGAGTCCTACGGCATCGGCTCGTACAACCACGAACCGTTGCTGGTCGACCCCGAGGACATCTACGGGCCCGACCAACTCGAGGATCTGGGCCTCGAGTACCCCTCGCTGCGGGAGTTCACCGAGGAGCACTTCTACGAAAACACCCACCCCGATCACGACCAGACGGCCTACGACGCGGCCTGTGAACTCGTTCCGTCGCTGCGAGACGCCGAGTTCGAGTCGGCGATCAACGGCATGTTCTGTTTCACCCCTGACGGGATGCCGATCCTCGGTCCGACGGAGGAGATCGACGGCCTCTGGTGGGCGCTCGCGATTTGGGTCACCCAGTCGGGCGGCGCGGGGAGCGTCGTCGCCCACTGGATGGAAGACGGCATCCCCCGCCTCGACGGCGAGCGCGTCGACGCCACGGGGGCACACCTCTCGCGGTTCCAGCCCCATACAGGCTCGCGGGAGTACACGCGGGGTCGGGGCGCACAGCAGTACCAGGAGGTCTACCAGCTGATCCATCCGCGAGAGCAACCCCAAGGACAGCGCGGGCTCCGCCGAAGCCCGTTCTACGGACGCCAGCAGGAACTCGGCGCGGAGTTCTACGACTCGGGTGGCTGGGAGATGCCGCAGTGGTACGAGACGAACGAATCCTTACTCGAGGAGTACGACGTGCCCGACCGGCCGGACTGGCTCGATCGAAACTGGTCGAAAGCTCAAGGCGTCGAACATCAGGCCGTCCGCGACCGCGTCGCGATGGTCGACATGACCACCTACACCGGAATCGAGGTGACCGGCGACGGCGCGACCGACCTCCTCCAAGGGCTGCTGACGAACGATATCGACGTCTCGCCGGGCCGGATCCGCTACGCGGCGATGTGCAACGCAGACGGTGGCGTTCTCGCCGACGTAACGGTCGCACGGCTTGCGGACGACCGATACATGGTGTTTACCGGCGGGGGCAACTCCGCGACGCTGCACTCGCGGTGGATCCGCGAGCACGCGCCCGACGACGGCTCCGTCGCGGTGACGACCCACGACTCGAGCATGTGCGGAATCGGCGTTTTCGGCCCCGACGCACGCTCCGTCCTGTCGTCGCTCGTCGAGACGGACCTCTCGAACGACGCCTTTCCCTTCTACACCGCCCAGGAAACCTACCTCGAGAGCATCCCCGTGACGATGCTTCGGCTCTCCTACGCTGGGGAACTGGGCTGGGAGCTGTACGCGCCGATGGAGTACGGCGCGCAACTGTGGCAGACGATCGAGGACGCCGGCGAGGCCTACGGCATCGTTCCGATGGGCTGGGAAGCGCTCGATTCGACGAGTATGGAGAAAGGGTTCCGGCTGTGGGGCACCGACATTACCCCCGAGTACAACCCCTACGAGGCCGGGATCGGCTTCGCGGTCGACCTCGAGACCGACTTTGTTGGAAAGGACGCGCTGCTCGAGGCCAAAGACGCGGGCATCGACCGCAAGATCGCCCCGATCACGCTCGACGAGCCCGGCGCCGTCGTTGACGCGGGTCATCCGGTACTCGATCCCGACAGCGGTGACGTCCTCGGCGATGTCGTTCGCGCTGACTACGGCTACACGATCGACGCCGGGATCGCGTACGCCTATCTGCCGGTCGAGTACGCTGAGGCGGGATGTGATGTCGAGATCAGCTACGAGAACGAGCGCCACGCCGCGACGGTCCGGGACGAGCCGCTGTTCGATCCCGACCGCGAGAAAATGATCTGTTGA
- the ilvA gene encoding threonine ammonia-lyase: protein MSQEYSSVDIADIEAARDRIDDESVVKRTPIERSTSLDELTGGEVHLKMEHLQWTGSFKTRGAYNKIAQCVAEGDTERVVAASAGNHAQGVALAATELGVDATIVMPKGAPQAKVDATRSYGADVELVGSDFREAMAHAQGLVGDERTTFVHAYDDPAIVAGQGTLGLEMYDDLPSVDTVVVPIGGGGLISGIATAFADRSPGTRIVGVQASGAATVAESLRKGTPVALDSVDTIADGIATGGISELTLSLIDEHVDEVVTVTDGEIARAVLLLLERAKQVVEGAGAASVAAIISDELDVAGETVMPLLCGGNLDMTMLQTVLVHALTDREQLLRLRVRIDDRPGKMEDVSGLIAEHGANIQTVRHDRSAPELDVGEAHLVFQIETSGSSQSRAIVRSIRDHGYEVRHVNA from the coding sequence ATGAGCCAGGAGTACAGCAGTGTCGACATCGCCGACATCGAAGCGGCCCGCGATCGGATCGACGACGAGTCGGTCGTCAAGCGCACGCCGATCGAGCGGAGCACCTCGCTCGACGAACTGACCGGCGGCGAGGTCCACCTCAAGATGGAGCACCTCCAGTGGACGGGCTCGTTCAAAACCCGCGGCGCGTACAACAAGATCGCCCAGTGCGTCGCCGAGGGCGACACGGAACGAGTCGTCGCGGCCAGCGCCGGCAATCACGCACAGGGCGTCGCGCTCGCGGCGACGGAACTCGGTGTCGACGCCACGATCGTCATGCCGAAAGGCGCACCGCAGGCGAAGGTCGACGCCACTCGGAGTTACGGTGCCGACGTCGAACTCGTCGGCAGCGACTTCCGGGAAGCGATGGCCCACGCTCAGGGGCTCGTCGGCGACGAGCGGACGACGTTCGTCCACGCCTACGATGATCCCGCGATCGTCGCCGGACAGGGGACGCTCGGCCTCGAGATGTACGACGACCTTCCGTCGGTCGACACCGTGGTCGTCCCGATCGGCGGCGGGGGGCTCATCTCGGGGATCGCGACGGCCTTCGCCGATCGCTCGCCTGGGACCCGAATCGTCGGCGTGCAAGCCAGCGGCGCGGCGACCGTCGCAGAGAGCCTTCGGAAAGGAACACCCGTCGCCCTCGATTCGGTCGATACGATCGCGGACGGCATCGCGACCGGTGGCATCTCGGAGCTGACGCTCTCGCTGATTGACGAGCACGTCGACGAGGTCGTCACCGTTACCGACGGCGAAATCGCTCGGGCAGTGTTGCTCTTGCTCGAGCGCGCCAAACAGGTCGTCGAGGGGGCTGGCGCGGCGTCGGTCGCTGCGATCATCAGCGACGAACTCGACGTCGCGGGCGAGACGGTGATGCCGCTTCTGTGTGGCGGAAACCTCGATATGACGATGTTACAGACGGTGCTCGTCCACGCGCTGACCGACCGCGAACAACTGCTACGACTGCGCGTGCGAATCGACGACCGGCCGGGCAAGATGGAGGACGTCTCGGGCCTCATCGCCGAACACGGTGCGAACATCCAGACCGTCCGCCACGACCGCTCGGCGCCCGAATTAGACGTCGGCGAGGCGCACCTCGTCTTCCAGATCGAGACGAGCGGCTCGAGCCAGTCGCGGGCGATCGTTCGGTCGATTCGCGATCACGGCTACGAGGTTCGACATGTCAACGCCTGA
- a CDS encoding BCCT family transporter yields MTERDSDGAVRTFLDELDPTVFGFGVVVAVLIVVAFLFRENRTLELMEGINEFLWTSFGWAYLVSMFALVGFVLYLIFGPWGNIKLGKEDEDPEFSFLAYFAMLYSAGIAAGIVFWGPAEAIFHYSTPSPFSGVEAESTAAAISALQYTFFHWGVSAWAAYVVVAIPIAYFAYRRDAPMRISTIIGPIVGFDNLDSPWAKLVDILAVFATIGGIATTLGLVGNQFLVGLEYAGGISFGDAGTVLVITGLTVAFTVSVALGVERGIRRISYFNMGLFAVLTGAAFILGPTVYIMTVGTQALGAYVNEFISMSLYMGAGETGGQGADAGFVGAWTVFYWAWWFSWAPFVGLFIARISRGRTVRQVAATGVVASTAITIPWFATMGATSIFMQSSGQADILGTLEAWGFEEAVAGYPMFEALPAGELLTVLFLVLVTTFFVTSADSSTLALGMLTTGGKRKPSTINRVIWGGLMGALASLLMVAGGTSALQQAAIIAGGPFAIITLLAVGVMIWIFGSRRAVFLREEDRSTTTTGPAASDDD; encoded by the coding sequence ATGACTGAGCGCGATTCGGACGGAGCGGTCCGAACCTTCCTCGATGAGCTCGATCCCACCGTGTTCGGGTTTGGGGTCGTCGTCGCCGTGCTAATCGTCGTGGCCTTTTTGTTCCGGGAGAATCGCACGCTCGAGCTCATGGAAGGGATCAACGAGTTCCTGTGGACGAGTTTCGGTTGGGCGTACCTCGTCTCGATGTTCGCGCTCGTTGGGTTCGTGCTGTATCTCATCTTTGGCCCGTGGGGCAACATCAAGCTGGGCAAGGAGGACGAAGACCCCGAGTTCAGCTTCCTCGCGTATTTCGCGATGTTGTACTCCGCGGGGATCGCTGCCGGCATCGTCTTTTGGGGCCCGGCGGAGGCGATCTTCCACTACTCGACGCCCTCGCCGTTTTCGGGAGTCGAAGCCGAATCGACAGCCGCCGCCATTAGCGCACTCCAGTACACCTTTTTCCACTGGGGAGTCTCGGCGTGGGCGGCGTACGTGGTCGTGGCGATTCCGATCGCCTACTTCGCCTACCGCCGCGACGCGCCGATGCGAATCTCGACGATTATTGGACCGATCGTCGGCTTCGACAACCTCGACAGTCCCTGGGCGAAACTCGTGGACATCCTCGCCGTCTTCGCGACGATCGGCGGCATCGCGACAACGCTCGGCCTGGTCGGAAATCAGTTTCTCGTCGGCCTCGAGTACGCCGGCGGCATCTCCTTTGGTGATGCCGGAACCGTCCTCGTGATCACGGGGTTGACCGTGGCCTTTACCGTCTCGGTCGCACTCGGCGTCGAGCGCGGAATCCGCCGCATTTCGTACTTCAACATGGGACTGTTCGCCGTCCTGACGGGCGCAGCGTTCATCCTCGGACCGACGGTGTACATCATGACTGTCGGCACCCAGGCGCTGGGGGCGTACGTCAACGAGTTCATCTCGATGAGTCTCTACATGGGTGCGGGCGAAACCGGCGGTCAGGGAGCCGACGCTGGCTTCGTCGGTGCCTGGACCGTCTTCTACTGGGCCTGGTGGTTCTCCTGGGCGCCGTTCGTCGGCCTCTTTATCGCCCGGATCTCTCGCGGGCGGACCGTCCGACAGGTCGCCGCCACCGGCGTCGTCGCGTCCACGGCCATCACGATCCCCTGGTTCGCGACGATGGGCGCCACCTCGATTTTCATGCAGTCGAGCGGTCAGGCCGATATCCTCGGCACGCTCGAGGCCTGGGGCTTCGAGGAGGCCGTCGCCGGCTACCCGATGTTCGAGGCGCTGCCGGCCGGCGAACTTCTCACCGTCCTCTTTCTGGTGCTGGTGACGACCTTCTTCGTGACGTCGGCGGACTCCTCGACGCTCGCGCTGGGGATGCTCACCACCGGCGGCAAACGGAAGCCCTCGACGATCAACCGCGTTATCTGGGGCGGGCTCATGGGTGCACTGGCCTCGCTGCTGATGGTCGCTGGCGGTACGTCGGCGCTTCAGCAGGCGGCGATCATCGCTGGCGGCCCCTTCGCGATTATCACGTTGCTCGCTGTCGGCGTCATGATCTGGATCTTTGGCAGCCGTCGGGCCGTCTTCCTCCGCGAGGAAGACCGCTCGACGACCACGACCGGGCCGGCCGCCTCCGACGACGACTGA
- a CDS encoding bacterio-opsin activator domain-containing protein: MAFALTLVALAIIWDGTTVPIRSVVDQSSLAVLSTVGLFGLVVPSDTGNAIARLTEKIERFDAGGDDVDFSSDRDDELGDLANAIDSMVETVRESERRLERQLGHTNDVLDAIDDVFYVLDGDGNVQRWNERLPAMTGYSNDEIESMHVLEFYEGDDEELIQAAMERAQETGSARVEADVQTADGDFVPHEFTAVDLEDPDGNPVLAGIGRDVRERKHLERELQTEKEHFRVALENSPMVAFRMDTDLRYTWIGNPHPKFRRDDVLGKRDDELLPPAAAETLMAPKRTVLATGEGVREEVTYELSGSVVTYDLTVEPLRDDSGEIVGLSCSSLDITDRKEYERALSSIHEASHELLHTATASDVAELIVETTEDILDVTGVGIYRLSNDVSRLEPIASTAGFGDRDGDPPSVPIGDSDSIVWNTFVGGTQTVFDDTEPNEHPQLFDEPVDGGFFVPISESGVFVVLAPPSTIDDETRKLVETLAATTEATFDRLESEASLREQDAELEERNDRLERQIQITEIIRTVNQSLVSATTREEIERTVCERLVANDDIAFAWIGSLDASETTLQPHSWAGTNQDYLNAVSLETTETPREPSVRTARTERATVVTNVLEDLKTDAWRKHALAAGFSSCLAVPIRVDKYSYGVLSVYATEPGVFDDLERTVFEELGESIANSITAVKTRQALQADTLLELTLRFDGAETFLARVARNASCQVEYEGVTAYSVDETRLFFSTIGGDPDEISDYLAGSVSVRSHALVNESGDRCLFEAAITGRVIASKLVRHGARPRSIRATETGLEAVVDVPPTSNVREFVGMLSEQYPSVELVARRDVKRTMHTREELVTSLVAELTPRQLEVMKTAYYAGFFEWPRESTGEDIAELLGVSQPTVNRHLRFGQQRLLGQLFGSDNRTIVE; this comes from the coding sequence GTGGCCTTCGCACTGACGCTCGTCGCCCTTGCTATCATCTGGGACGGAACCACGGTGCCGATTCGGTCCGTCGTGGACCAGTCATCGCTGGCGGTGCTGTCGACGGTCGGGCTCTTCGGTCTCGTCGTCCCCAGCGACACGGGGAACGCGATCGCGCGGTTAACGGAGAAAATAGAGCGGTTCGACGCCGGCGGGGACGACGTTGATTTCTCAAGTGACCGCGATGACGAACTCGGAGACCTGGCAAACGCCATCGACAGCATGGTCGAGACCGTCCGGGAGAGCGAACGGCGGCTCGAGCGCCAGCTCGGACATACCAACGACGTGCTCGATGCCATCGACGACGTGTTCTACGTCCTCGACGGGGACGGAAACGTCCAGCGCTGGAACGAGCGACTGCCCGCGATGACGGGCTATTCGAACGACGAAATCGAGTCGATGCACGTCCTCGAGTTCTATGAGGGAGACGACGAGGAACTGATCCAGGCGGCAATGGAGCGGGCCCAAGAGACGGGGAGCGCTCGAGTCGAAGCCGATGTCCAAACTGCCGACGGTGACTTCGTTCCCCACGAGTTTACCGCAGTCGATCTCGAAGATCCCGATGGGAACCCGGTACTGGCAGGAATCGGTCGGGACGTACGCGAGCGCAAGCACCTCGAGCGGGAACTGCAAACCGAGAAGGAGCACTTCCGCGTGGCACTGGAGAACTCACCCATGGTCGCGTTCAGGATGGACACCGACCTCCGCTACACCTGGATCGGAAATCCACATCCAAAGTTCCGACGCGACGACGTGCTCGGTAAACGTGACGACGAGTTGTTACCACCGGCGGCAGCGGAGACGCTTATGGCGCCGAAGCGTACGGTGTTAGCAACCGGTGAGGGCGTTCGCGAGGAGGTGACATACGAGCTATCCGGCAGCGTCGTCACCTACGACCTGACGGTCGAGCCACTGCGCGATGATTCCGGAGAGATCGTCGGTTTGAGCTGCTCCTCGCTGGATATTACCGACCGAAAAGAATACGAGCGGGCACTGTCCTCGATTCACGAGGCCAGCCACGAGCTACTCCACACGGCGACAGCATCCGACGTCGCTGAACTGATCGTCGAGACGACCGAGGACATCCTCGATGTCACCGGTGTCGGCATCTATCGTCTCAGCAACGACGTGAGCCGACTCGAACCCATCGCGTCTACCGCTGGATTCGGCGACCGCGACGGTGATCCTCCGTCCGTCCCCATCGGCGACAGTGACTCCATCGTCTGGAATACGTTCGTCGGAGGAACACAGACGGTATTTGACGACACCGAACCGAACGAACACCCACAACTGTTCGACGAGCCCGTCGACGGTGGGTTTTTCGTTCCGATCAGCGAGTCCGGCGTCTTCGTCGTCCTCGCACCCCCATCGACGATCGACGACGAGACCCGGAAGCTGGTCGAGACGCTTGCGGCGACGACCGAAGCCACGTTTGACCGACTCGAGAGTGAAGCAAGCCTCCGGGAGCAAGACGCCGAGCTCGAGGAGCGAAACGACCGTCTCGAACGACAGATACAGATCACCGAGATCATTCGGACGGTCAATCAGTCGCTCGTCAGCGCCACCACTCGCGAGGAGATCGAGCGGACCGTCTGTGAACGACTGGTGGCGAACGACGATATCGCGTTCGCCTGGATCGGGAGCCTCGACGCCAGCGAGACCACGCTCCAGCCACACAGCTGGGCCGGTACCAATCAGGACTATCTGAACGCCGTCTCCCTCGAGACGACCGAGACGCCTCGAGAGCCGTCCGTCCGCACGGCACGAACCGAGCGGGCGACGGTCGTCACGAACGTCCTTGAAGATTTGAAAACCGACGCCTGGCGAAAGCACGCCCTCGCCGCCGGCTTCTCGTCCTGTCTGGCTGTCCCCATCAGGGTCGACAAGTACTCGTACGGCGTCCTCTCTGTCTACGCCACCGAACCGGGCGTCTTCGACGACCTCGAGCGAACGGTGTTCGAAGAATTAGGAGAGAGTATCGCAAACTCGATCACCGCCGTGAAGACACGACAGGCGCTCCAGGCCGATACGCTCCTCGAGCTGACGCTTCGGTTCGACGGGGCAGAGACGTTCCTCGCACGGGTCGCACGGAACGCCAGCTGTCAAGTCGAGTACGAAGGGGTCACGGCTTATTCGGTCGATGAAACACGGCTGTTCTTTTCGACGATCGGTGGCGATCCTGACGAGATCAGCGACTATCTCGCAGGCAGCGTCTCCGTCAGAAGCCACGCCCTCGTCAATGAATCGGGCGACCGATGTCTCTTCGAGGCGGCGATTACCGGTCGCGTCATCGCCTCGAAACTCGTCCGGCACGGTGCGCGCCCGCGGTCGATCCGGGCCACCGAGACAGGACTCGAGGCCGTCGTCGACGTACCGCCGACAAGTAACGTCCGGGAGTTCGTCGGGATGCTCTCCGAACAGTATCCGAGCGTCGAGCTCGTCGCCAGACGCGACGTCAAGCGGACGATGCACACCCGAGAAGAGCTGGTCACGTCATTGGTGGCCGAGCTGACACCGAGACAGCTCGAGGTGATGAAGACCGCCTATTACGCTGGCTTCTTCGAGTGGCCACGTGAGAGTACGGGTGAGGATATCGCCGAACTACTCGGTGTTTCCCAACCGACAGTCAACCGCCACCTCCGATTCGGGCAGCAACGACTCCTCGGACAGTTGTTCGGCAGCGACAACCGTACAATCGTCGAATAG